One genomic window of Polyangium aurulentum includes the following:
- a CDS encoding thioredoxin domain-containing protein produces MIRTCPSCQTKNRIPAARLSDVGRCGACKVTLPPVAEPLEVDAAEFGEIMRSSKVPVLVDFWAPWCGPCRMAGPEVARAAATVAGRALVLKVNTDQQPELAGRFGVRGIPHFVVLRGGQVVVSQAGLVRGAQLIDWLGRAGMKPKATAA; encoded by the coding sequence GTGATCCGCACCTGCCCCTCCTGCCAGACGAAGAACCGCATTCCTGCCGCGCGGCTGAGTGACGTCGGTCGTTGTGGCGCGTGCAAGGTGACGCTGCCGCCGGTGGCGGAGCCGCTCGAGGTCGACGCCGCGGAGTTCGGGGAGATCATGCGTTCGTCCAAGGTCCCCGTGCTGGTCGATTTCTGGGCGCCGTGGTGCGGTCCGTGCCGGATGGCCGGGCCCGAGGTCGCGCGCGCGGCGGCCACGGTCGCAGGCCGAGCGCTCGTGCTGAAGGTGAATACCGATCAGCAGCCCGAGCTCGCCGGGCGGTTCGGCGTGCGCGGCATCCCGCACTTCGTGGTCCTGCGTGGCGGCCAGGTGGTGGTGTCGCAGGCGGGGCTCGTGCGGGGGGCGCAGCTCATCGACTGGCTCGGGCGAGCGGGCATGAAGCCCAAGGCGACGGCTGCCTGA
- the folD gene encoding bifunctional methylenetetrahydrofolate dehydrogenase/methenyltetrahydrofolate cyclohydrolase FolD codes for MTASLLDGKALAQKVRDEVRADVSRFVAEHGRPPGLDVVLVGEDAASVVYTRNKEKASNEVGMRGRLHRLPAETSEAELLARVAELCADETVDGILVQLPLPKQIREDRVIEAIDPDKDVDGFHPISAGRLATGKPGLVPCTPSGCMRLLAEAGVKLEGARAVVVGRSNIVGKPMAQLLLAANATVTMAHSRTKDLASVCREADVLVVAVGRARMVRGDWVKPGAVVIDVGMNRDEAGKLCGDVNTEEAREKASFITPVPGGVGPMTIAYLLENTVRAARMRLGKKKGG; via the coding sequence ATGACGGCAAGTCTCCTCGACGGAAAGGCGCTGGCGCAGAAGGTCCGAGACGAGGTCCGCGCGGACGTTTCGCGCTTCGTCGCCGAGCATGGACGCCCGCCGGGGCTCGACGTGGTGCTCGTCGGCGAGGACGCGGCGAGCGTCGTGTACACGCGCAACAAGGAGAAGGCCTCGAACGAGGTCGGCATGCGCGGGCGGCTGCACAGGCTGCCCGCCGAGACGAGCGAGGCGGAGTTGCTCGCGCGCGTGGCCGAGCTGTGCGCGGACGAGACGGTCGACGGCATCCTCGTGCAGCTCCCCTTGCCGAAGCAGATCCGCGAGGACCGGGTGATCGAGGCGATCGATCCGGACAAGGACGTCGACGGGTTTCATCCGATCAGCGCGGGGAGGCTCGCGACGGGCAAGCCGGGCCTGGTGCCGTGCACGCCGAGCGGCTGCATGCGGCTGCTCGCGGAGGCGGGGGTGAAGCTCGAGGGCGCGCGCGCCGTCGTGGTGGGGCGGAGCAACATCGTGGGCAAGCCGATGGCGCAGCTGCTGCTTGCGGCGAACGCGACGGTGACGATGGCGCACTCGCGGACGAAGGATCTGGCGTCGGTGTGCCGCGAGGCGGACGTGCTGGTGGTGGCGGTGGGGCGTGCGCGGATGGTGCGAGGCGACTGGGTGAAGCCGGGCGCGGTGGTGATCGACGTGGGGATGAACCGCGACGAGGCGGGCAAGCTTTGCGGCGACGTGAACACCGAGGAGGCGCGCGAGAAGGCGTCGTTCATCACGCCGGTGCCGGGCGGGGTCGGGCCGATGACGATCGCGTACCTGCTCGAGAACACGGTGCGCGCGGCGAGGATGCGGCTGGGCAAGAAGAAGGGCGGCTGA
- a CDS encoding nucleotidyl transferase AbiEii/AbiGii toxin family protein has translation MSTSDPARLPDFLERIVLAAQDASPALRLVGGTGLALLLGHRRSDDLDLFCGVREDIEPVVRAVEHACEALGTTAHRVRSGPGFVRLEVPHEEGPLRVDVASDTAPRLVEEQTLVGPVRVESLRDQRANKIVALLGRSELRDLVDLYFIDRAGMPVLEGFEDAVRKDGGMDPAWFAWAVSQIEPQALRGMIAPLDLEALRRFRDELQRGALDKAGARQT, from the coding sequence ATGAGCACCTCCGATCCGGCGCGGCTGCCTGATTTCCTGGAGCGAATCGTGCTGGCCGCGCAGGACGCGTCGCCTGCGCTTCGCCTCGTGGGCGGCACGGGGCTCGCGCTGTTGCTGGGGCACCGCCGATCGGACGATCTCGATCTGTTTTGCGGCGTGCGCGAGGACATAGAACCCGTCGTGCGCGCGGTCGAGCATGCTTGTGAGGCGCTCGGAACCACGGCGCACAGGGTGCGCTCGGGCCCGGGCTTCGTTCGTCTCGAAGTACCCCATGAGGAAGGGCCATTGCGCGTCGATGTGGCGTCGGACACGGCGCCGCGGCTCGTCGAGGAGCAGACCCTCGTAGGTCCGGTCCGGGTCGAGTCGTTGCGCGATCAGCGGGCGAACAAGATCGTGGCGCTCCTCGGACGATCCGAGCTGCGCGATCTCGTGGACCTCTACTTCATCGACCGGGCAGGAATGCCGGTGCTCGAAGGGTTCGAGGACGCCGTGCGAAAGGACGGCGGCATGGATCCGGCCTGGTTTGCCTGGGCCGTCTCCCAGATCGAGCCGCAGGCGCTCCGCGGCATGATCGCCCCGCTCGACCTCGAGGCTCTGCGCCGGTTTCGAGACGAGCTACAGCGTGGAGCCCTGGACAAAGCCGGGGCGCGCCAGACTTGA
- a CDS encoding helix-turn-helix domain-containing protein, protein MKRRKPAEEASGLGPEEAPPRRASTAVVTAGEPAQPPGEAAGDIGPVVSGNLKRLRSERGLSLERLSRASGVSRAMLGQIELGQSTPTINVLWKIARALDVPFSTLINQQSGPEATVLPLSRARVLRSIDGAFQSRALFPMDRPRSVEFYELRLAPNAEEQADPHPPGTLENLVVSVGRCEITVGPEKRLLGTGDAILFEADVPHVYRNPDAGETLMYLVMTYAQRI, encoded by the coding sequence GTGAAGCGACGAAAGCCGGCGGAAGAGGCCTCGGGCCTCGGACCTGAAGAGGCGCCGCCGAGGCGCGCTTCGACTGCGGTGGTGACGGCGGGGGAGCCCGCGCAGCCTCCGGGCGAGGCGGCGGGCGACATCGGTCCGGTGGTGAGCGGCAACCTGAAGCGCCTGCGCAGCGAGCGGGGGCTGTCGCTCGAGCGTCTGTCGCGCGCGTCGGGCGTGAGCCGCGCGATGCTGGGTCAGATCGAGCTCGGGCAGAGCACGCCGACGATCAACGTGCTCTGGAAGATCGCGCGGGCGCTCGACGTGCCCTTCTCGACGCTGATCAACCAGCAATCGGGCCCGGAGGCGACGGTCTTGCCGCTATCGCGGGCGAGGGTCTTGCGGAGCATCGACGGCGCCTTCCAGTCCCGCGCGCTCTTTCCGATGGACCGGCCGAGGAGCGTCGAATTCTACGAGCTACGGCTCGCGCCGAACGCCGAGGAGCAAGCCGACCCGCACCCGCCGGGGACGCTGGAGAACCTCGTGGTGAGCGTGGGGCGGTGCGAGATCACGGTGGGCCCGGAGAAGCGATTGCTGGGCACCGGGGACGCGATTCTCTTCGAGGCGGACGTGCCGCACGTGTATCGCAATCCGGACGCGGGGGAGACGCTGATGTATCTGGTGATGACGTACGCGCAGAGGATTTGA
- a CDS encoding porin: MRRWPSVVASVVAFGCSVASAQPAAKKDGAAAAVKITGAPGHGVTVSVGEVFSLNVRSRIQLRYQLNLSPEDDAGERDVQQTVNIGTARLFFSGHAYRPQLTYLIQIAVAGRDFRDGATSPLFDAYVDWRIHRDFNVRAGQFFVPFDRMRTVREFAIQLADRPVPVGELTLDRDVGITLYSDKFLGDASPFAWRASVFGGGGTNLTLGKEPGALVVGRLELRPLGAIDDDSEGDLERRRRPGIALGGAFAANVNTNRLRSTTGATFAGGTTDYLHAAADLVFKWRGFAFAAEYLWKRASKDEIRSTDEEGAPRTESTRSAQGSVFQASYAFDPPFEIVGRFSRLYAFRGTDPKLVSEARGRGQELGVGLNYYFNKHRLKLQADWIARMPYGLDFDAASHVAHVQLDATF, encoded by the coding sequence GTGCGACGTTGGCCTTCGGTGGTTGCATCGGTCGTGGCGTTCGGGTGCTCGGTGGCCTCGGCGCAGCCGGCCGCAAAAAAGGACGGGGCCGCGGCGGCCGTGAAGATCACCGGCGCCCCAGGCCATGGCGTCACGGTGAGCGTCGGGGAGGTCTTCTCGCTCAATGTCCGCAGCCGCATCCAGCTCCGATACCAGCTCAACCTCTCCCCCGAGGACGACGCCGGCGAACGAGACGTCCAGCAAACGGTCAACATCGGCACGGCGCGCCTCTTTTTCTCGGGGCACGCTTATCGGCCGCAGCTCACGTACCTCATCCAGATCGCCGTCGCCGGCCGCGATTTTCGTGACGGCGCGACGTCGCCCCTCTTCGATGCCTATGTCGACTGGAGGATCCATCGCGACTTCAACGTGCGCGCCGGGCAATTCTTCGTGCCGTTCGATCGCATGCGCACGGTCCGCGAATTCGCAATCCAGTTGGCCGACAGGCCGGTCCCGGTCGGAGAGCTGACGCTCGATCGCGACGTGGGCATCACCCTTTATTCGGACAAGTTCCTGGGGGACGCCTCGCCCTTCGCCTGGCGGGCCAGCGTGTTCGGCGGCGGAGGGACCAATTTGACCCTCGGCAAGGAGCCGGGCGCGCTCGTCGTCGGCCGGCTCGAGCTGCGGCCGCTCGGGGCCATCGATGACGACTCCGAGGGCGATCTCGAGCGCAGGAGACGGCCCGGCATCGCCCTCGGCGGCGCATTCGCGGCGAACGTGAACACCAATCGCCTGCGCAGCACCACCGGAGCGACCTTCGCCGGCGGCACGACCGATTACCTGCACGCCGCCGCCGATCTCGTCTTCAAATGGCGCGGCTTCGCGTTCGCGGCGGAGTATCTATGGAAGCGCGCGTCGAAGGACGAGATCCGCTCCACGGACGAGGAGGGCGCCCCGCGCACCGAATCCACGCGCTCGGCGCAGGGCTCGGTCTTCCAGGCATCGTACGCGTTCGATCCGCCGTTCGAGATCGTCGGGCGCTTCTCGCGGCTGTACGCCTTCCGAGGCACCGACCCGAAGCTCGTCTCCGAGGCCAGGGGCCGCGGGCAAGAGCTGGGCGTCGGGCTCAATTACTACTTCAACAAGCACCGGCTCAAGCTCCAGGCCGACTGGATCGCGCGAATGCCGTACGGCCTCGACTTCGACGCGGCGAGCCACGTCGCGCACGTGCAGCTCGACGCGACGTTCTGA
- a CDS encoding prolipoprotein diacylglyceryl transferase: MRPELFRVFDIGFPAYFGLLLSGFLFATALGSMWARRIGKDPDVIVDLGLACLLMGVVGGRLLHVIADGYFWDYVHLCTDPSKVNWPFNEQECRALVPAGTNIGLGDWYPLGNPEMVPRGVWDAQNKVCHPARVDCFAWAKFWQGGLAYYGGFIGASLMAVYLLRRDKFPFWKAADMAGFAVPLGLGFGRMGCLLAGCCFGVRTDGPLGLAFPPRSPASEAQWKLHELPSMTEVSHPVHPTQIYESAVSLAIAAFCLLYVHGRKRYDGQVFVAFLGLYAIGRFLLEFARADDRGGLLGLSTSQLIGLGCVGIAIAIHLRRNPHVPAAPPAPAA; this comes from the coding sequence ATGAGGCCCGAGCTGTTCCGCGTCTTCGACATCGGCTTCCCCGCTTATTTCGGTCTTCTCCTGTCGGGCTTCCTCTTCGCCACCGCGCTCGGATCCATGTGGGCCCGGCGCATCGGCAAGGACCCCGACGTCATCGTGGATCTCGGCCTCGCCTGCCTGCTCATGGGCGTCGTGGGCGGGCGCCTCCTGCACGTCATCGCCGACGGCTACTTCTGGGACTACGTGCACCTCTGCACGGACCCGTCGAAGGTGAACTGGCCCTTCAACGAGCAGGAGTGCCGCGCGCTCGTCCCCGCGGGCACCAACATCGGCCTTGGCGACTGGTATCCGCTCGGCAACCCCGAGATGGTGCCGCGCGGCGTCTGGGACGCGCAGAACAAGGTCTGCCACCCCGCCCGCGTCGACTGCTTCGCCTGGGCGAAGTTCTGGCAGGGCGGGCTCGCGTACTACGGCGGCTTCATCGGCGCCTCGCTGATGGCCGTCTACCTGCTGCGCCGCGACAAGTTCCCGTTCTGGAAAGCCGCCGACATGGCCGGCTTCGCGGTGCCCCTCGGGCTCGGGTTCGGGCGCATGGGCTGCCTCCTGGCGGGCTGCTGCTTCGGCGTGCGCACCGACGGCCCGCTCGGCCTCGCGTTCCCGCCGCGCAGCCCCGCGAGCGAGGCGCAGTGGAAGCTCCACGAGCTGCCCTCCATGACCGAGGTCTCCCACCCCGTGCACCCGACGCAGATCTACGAGTCCGCGGTATCGCTCGCGATCGCGGCCTTCTGCCTGCTCTACGTGCACGGCCGCAAGCGCTACGACGGGCAGGTCTTCGTGGCCTTCCTCGGCCTGTACGCCATCGGCCGGTTCCTCCTCGAGTTTGCGCGCGCCGACGACCGCGGCGGCCTCCTCGGCCTGTCGACCTCGCAGCTCATCGGCCTCGGCTGCGTGGGCATCGCGATCGCGATCCACCTGCGCCGCAATCCGCACGTGCCCGCCGCTCCGCCCGCGCCGGCCGCCTGA
- the lspA gene encoding signal peptidase II has translation MSDETSSPEAVGPEERQEAAPVATGEAPKRYRPSFVFLGVVSAVSLFLDLASKAWAVKNLEDPFARVEVIRGFMALVLAHNRGGAWGLFQNQNESLRRPFFVLVSILAIAFILAMYRKLEPGQRALKWGLPLVLGGALGNLVDRIRYGHVIDFIDVYAGKGGALDKIIQSLFGPMREYHWPTFNVADIAICVGVGLMAVDMFTSRKPSKKQDAAEKKADAPPAEPAPEEPRA, from the coding sequence ATGAGCGACGAAACGTCATCGCCCGAGGCCGTTGGACCGGAGGAAAGGCAGGAGGCCGCCCCGGTGGCCACGGGCGAGGCGCCGAAGCGCTACCGCCCGAGCTTCGTCTTCCTCGGCGTCGTGTCGGCCGTCTCCCTGTTCCTCGACCTGGCCAGCAAGGCCTGGGCCGTCAAGAACCTCGAGGACCCGTTCGCCCGCGTCGAGGTCATCCGCGGCTTCATGGCCCTCGTGCTCGCCCACAACCGCGGCGGCGCCTGGGGCCTGTTCCAGAACCAGAACGAGTCGCTGCGAAGGCCCTTCTTCGTCCTCGTCTCCATCCTGGCCATCGCGTTCATCCTCGCGATGTACCGCAAGCTCGAGCCCGGACAGCGCGCCCTCAAGTGGGGCCTGCCGCTCGTCCTCGGCGGCGCCCTCGGCAACCTCGTCGACCGCATCCGCTACGGCCACGTCATCGATTTCATCGACGTCTACGCCGGCAAGGGCGGCGCCCTCGACAAGATCATCCAGTCGCTCTTCGGCCCGATGCGCGAGTACCACTGGCCGACGTTCAACGTCGCCGACATCGCCATCTGCGTGGGCGTCGGCCTGATGGCCGTCGACATGTTCACCTCGCGCAAGCCGAGCAAGAAGCAAGACGCGGCCGAGAAGAAGGCCGACGCGCCCCCCGCCGAGCCCGCGCCCGAGGAGCCTCGCGCATGA
- the lspA gene encoding signal peptidase II: MVEGEKAPEAEAQAPSDERASIAFLAVVTILSAAADLASKGWAKAALTGGEKGKPRHIEVIKDHFDFIYTLNPGGAWSFLRNLPENFRRPFFLFVSAAAIVFIVSVYRRIHKDQWAMRWGLPLALGGAIGNLVDRIRYGSVIDFIDIYIIRGGREMHWPTFNVADIAIVAGVLLMGLDTIVSARRHGGQGQSPVSEGAEPSARPVDGATP, translated from the coding sequence ATGGTTGAAGGCGAAAAGGCCCCGGAGGCCGAGGCCCAAGCGCCCTCCGACGAGCGGGCATCCATCGCGTTCCTCGCCGTCGTGACGATCCTCTCGGCCGCCGCCGACCTCGCCTCCAAAGGCTGGGCCAAGGCCGCGCTCACCGGCGGGGAGAAGGGGAAACCCCGCCACATCGAGGTGATCAAGGATCACTTCGACTTCATCTACACGCTGAACCCGGGCGGCGCGTGGAGCTTCCTGCGCAACCTGCCCGAGAACTTCCGGCGCCCCTTCTTCCTCTTCGTCTCGGCCGCCGCCATCGTCTTCATCGTCTCGGTCTACCGCCGCATCCACAAGGACCAGTGGGCCATGCGCTGGGGCCTGCCCCTCGCCCTCGGCGGCGCCATCGGCAACCTCGTCGACCGCATCCGCTACGGCTCCGTCATCGACTTCATCGACATCTACATCATCCGCGGCGGCCGCGAGATGCACTGGCCCACCTTCAACGTCGCCGACATCGCCATCGTCGCCGGCGTCCTGCTCATGGGCCTCGACACCATCGTGTCCGCTCGCAGGCACGGAGGGCAGGGGCAGAGCCCCGTTTCCGAGGGGGCGGAGCCCTCTGCGCGCCCCGTGGACGGCGCCACCCCCTGA
- a CDS encoding DEAD/DEAH box helicase, whose protein sequence is MPLPPWKQPVGVDAVIGGWLASGYVRPCLTGDYELPASDGQFVDVPADIPAALRRALSSRGISKLYAHQAEALRAARSGKHVVVATPTASGKSLCFHLPVIEALMADPDASAIYLYPTKALSRDQEAGVQKLVRDAGLTIPAIVYDGDTPGDARRAARERCPIVMTNPDMLHAGILPHHAHWARTFQKLKYVVIDELHTYRGVFGSHVAHVLGRLRRAANFHGSDPVFLCATATIGNPGEHAAKLLGVPEDRIAVLDKSGAPRGARRLFLYNPPVVNAELGVRASTLKSAVRLAVDLIRARVPTIVFGQSRNSVEIMLKYLRDKVGDEVGPDAIMAYRGGYLPETRRKVERGLRDGEILCVVATNALELGIDIGELDAVICAGYPGSIAATWQRFGRAGRRGGTSIAVMVANSNALDQYLANNPDYLLHSEIEQARIDPVNTEILVQHLKCAAFELPFLRGEPYLAMPTDDTEAALRFLAGHGVVHESNDRFHWSSDAYPANHVSLRTVGWDNYVIIDRVEGKVLAELDWRSMHTMLHEQAIYQHDGEQYQVEKLDYENHKAFVAKVEPDYFTTAMTKRKVAVIEESARAPLGRALTGWGEVSVVEKVVGYKKIKFHTHENTGYGDVRLPDMQMHTTSFWLTVPEAICEELGMGRAAAIEGMRGIAAALETVSTLSLMCDPRDLGQTLGDGSDDDEVPPQASGGSHAGFDPTIFLFDNVPGGVGLAERIYEQRHELVARTKLLVTRCTCQAGCPMCVGATDAKGVRKHAAIGLLERLADG, encoded by the coding sequence ATGCCGTTACCGCCGTGGAAGCAGCCCGTGGGCGTCGACGCCGTCATCGGAGGCTGGCTCGCCTCGGGCTACGTCCGCCCCTGCCTCACCGGAGATTACGAGCTGCCTGCGTCCGATGGGCAGTTCGTCGACGTGCCCGCGGACATCCCGGCCGCCTTGCGCCGGGCGCTGTCGTCGCGCGGGATCTCGAAGCTCTACGCGCACCAGGCCGAGGCGCTCCGGGCGGCGCGCAGCGGCAAGCACGTGGTCGTGGCGACGCCGACGGCGAGCGGCAAGAGCCTGTGCTTCCACCTGCCCGTGATCGAGGCGCTGATGGCGGATCCCGACGCGAGCGCCATCTACCTCTACCCGACGAAGGCTCTGTCGCGCGACCAGGAGGCTGGCGTGCAGAAGCTCGTGCGGGACGCGGGGCTGACCATCCCGGCCATCGTCTACGACGGCGACACCCCCGGCGATGCCCGGCGCGCGGCGCGGGAGCGGTGCCCGATCGTGATGACGAACCCGGACATGCTGCACGCGGGCATCTTGCCGCATCACGCGCACTGGGCGCGGACGTTCCAGAAGCTCAAGTACGTGGTGATCGACGAGCTGCACACCTACCGCGGCGTGTTCGGCTCGCACGTGGCGCACGTGCTCGGGCGCCTGCGGCGCGCGGCCAATTTCCACGGCTCGGATCCGGTCTTCCTCTGCGCGACGGCCACCATCGGCAACCCCGGCGAGCACGCGGCGAAGCTGCTCGGGGTGCCCGAGGACAGGATCGCGGTGCTCGACAAATCGGGCGCTCCGCGGGGGGCGCGGCGGCTCTTTCTGTACAACCCGCCCGTCGTGAACGCCGAGCTCGGCGTGCGCGCGAGCACGCTGAAGAGCGCGGTGCGGCTCGCGGTGGATCTCATCCGGGCGCGCGTGCCGACCATCGTGTTCGGCCAGTCGCGCAACTCGGTCGAGATCATGCTGAAGTACCTGCGCGACAAGGTCGGCGACGAGGTCGGGCCCGACGCGATCATGGCCTATCGCGGCGGGTACTTGCCCGAGACGCGGCGCAAGGTCGAGCGGGGGCTGCGCGACGGCGAGATCCTCTGCGTCGTGGCCACCAACGCGCTCGAGCTCGGCATCGACATCGGCGAGCTCGACGCCGTGATCTGCGCGGGCTACCCGGGCAGCATCGCGGCGACGTGGCAGCGCTTCGGGCGCGCGGGGCGCCGCGGCGGCACCAGCATCGCGGTGATGGTCGCGAACTCGAACGCGCTCGATCAGTACCTCGCCAACAACCCCGACTACCTCCTGCACAGCGAGATCGAGCAGGCGCGGATCGATCCGGTGAACACCGAGATCCTGGTCCAGCACCTCAAGTGCGCGGCCTTCGAGCTGCCCTTCTTGCGCGGCGAGCCCTACCTCGCGATGCCCACGGACGACACGGAGGCGGCGCTGCGCTTCCTCGCGGGGCACGGCGTGGTGCACGAGTCGAACGATCGCTTCCACTGGTCGAGCGACGCGTACCCGGCCAACCACGTGAGCCTGAGGACCGTGGGCTGGGACAACTACGTGATCATCGACCGCGTGGAGGGCAAGGTGCTCGCCGAGCTCGACTGGCGCTCGATGCACACGATGCTGCACGAGCAGGCGATCTACCAGCACGACGGCGAGCAGTATCAGGTCGAGAAGCTCGACTACGAGAACCACAAGGCGTTCGTCGCGAAGGTCGAGCCCGACTACTTCACGACCGCGATGACCAAGCGCAAGGTGGCGGTCATCGAGGAGAGCGCGCGGGCGCCGCTCGGTCGCGCGCTCACGGGCTGGGGCGAGGTGAGCGTCGTCGAGAAGGTGGTCGGCTACAAGAAGATCAAGTTCCACACGCACGAGAACACCGGCTACGGCGACGTGCGGCTGCCGGACATGCAGATGCACACGACGAGCTTCTGGCTGACCGTGCCGGAGGCGATCTGCGAGGAGCTCGGCATGGGCCGCGCGGCCGCGATCGAGGGCATGCGCGGGATCGCGGCCGCGCTCGAGACGGTCTCGACCTTGTCGCTCATGTGCGACCCGCGCGATCTCGGGCAGACGCTCGGCGACGGCAGCGACGACGACGAGGTGCCGCCGCAGGCGAGCGGCGGATCGCACGCGGGGTTCGATCCGACGATCTTCCTCTTCGACAACGTCCCCGGCGGCGTGGGGCTCGCCGAGCGCATCTACGAGCAGCGCCACGAGCTGGTGGCGCGCACCAAGCTGCTCGTCACGCGTTGCACTTGCCAGGCCGGGTGCCCGATGTGCGTGGGGGCGACCGACGCGAAGGGCGTGCGCAAGCACGCGGCGATCGGGCTGCTCGAGCGGCTGGCGGACGGCTGA
- a CDS encoding 3-deoxy-7-phosphoheptulonate synthase: MIITLEPDAPESQIDGVVRLAARYPGVSTRTFTFQGEASLISEVHLIGSTAAVPTEPFEALPGVRRVVRVSKKYRLIGRHGPGTETHEFEYNGVRFDGRRLHIFAGLCAVDTRDHVAQTMAALEKAGIQTTRMGVYKPRTSPYDFQGLGKACLPWVFELAGKHGIRVIAMEVTDARHIDEIREALEKSGEPTGVMLQIGTRNTQNFELLKHVGQQRRFPVLFKRGMGISLEESLNACEYVASEGNANIVFCLRGVKTHLGDPHRNLVDYAHVPVVRRQTRLPVCIDPSHAVGRMDRAPDGLPDIFHVVGQGLIAGASMVLIDIHPRPELALCDGPQALHVDELPRFVRYAEMVRGAYEDIVREFGQPGA; this comes from the coding sequence ATGATCATCACGCTCGAGCCCGATGCTCCCGAGTCCCAGATCGACGGCGTGGTTCGCCTCGCGGCGCGCTACCCGGGGGTCTCCACGCGCACGTTCACCTTCCAGGGCGAGGCGAGCCTCATCAGCGAGGTGCACCTCATCGGCTCGACCGCCGCCGTCCCCACCGAGCCCTTCGAGGCCCTGCCCGGCGTGCGCCGCGTCGTGCGCGTGTCGAAGAAGTACCGGCTCATCGGCCGGCACGGGCCGGGCACCGAGACGCACGAGTTCGAGTACAACGGCGTGCGCTTCGACGGCCGCCGCCTGCATATTTTCGCGGGCCTGTGCGCGGTCGACACGCGCGATCACGTGGCGCAGACGATGGCCGCGCTCGAGAAGGCCGGCATCCAGACGACGCGCATGGGCGTCTACAAACCCCGCACGAGCCCGTACGACTTCCAGGGGCTCGGCAAGGCGTGCTTGCCGTGGGTCTTCGAGCTCGCGGGCAAGCACGGCATCCGCGTCATCGCCATGGAGGTGACCGACGCGCGGCACATCGACGAGATCCGCGAGGCGCTCGAGAAGTCGGGCGAGCCGACGGGCGTGATGCTCCAGATCGGCACGCGCAACACGCAGAACTTCGAGCTGCTCAAGCACGTGGGCCAGCAACGGCGCTTCCCCGTGCTGTTCAAGCGCGGCATGGGCATCTCGCTCGAGGAGTCGCTGAACGCGTGCGAGTACGTCGCGAGCGAGGGCAACGCGAACATCGTGTTCTGCTTGCGGGGCGTGAAAACGCACCTCGGCGACCCGCACCGGAACCTGGTCGACTACGCGCACGTGCCGGTCGTCCGCAGGCAGACGCGCCTGCCGGTGTGCATCGACCCCTCGCACGCCGTCGGCCGCATGGATCGCGCGCCGGACGGGCTCCCGGACATCTTTCATGTCGTGGGCCAGGGGCTCATCGCGGGGGCGTCGATGGTGCTGATCGACATCCACCCGCGCCCCGAGCTCGCGCTCTGCGACGGGCCGCAGGCGCTCCATGTCGACGAGCTGCCACGCTTCGTGCGATACGCGGAGATGGTGCGAGGCGCTTACGAGGACATCGTGCGAGAATTCGGCCAACCAGGAGCTTAG